A genome region from Dolichospermum compactum NIES-806 includes the following:
- a CDS encoding methylenetetrahydrofolate reductase, with protein MPDTYSFSAFNNFRTAAQKGDFLITAEVAPPKGGDPTHTIEMAATLKGRVHAVNITDGSRAVMRMSSLVASVILLQNGIEPICQFACRDRNRIGLQADLMGAHALGIRNILALTGDPVKAGDHPQAKAVFDLEAVRLLQLIRNMNQGFDFNEKPLTDGALDLFAGAAVDPQSKSWSGLQSRFEKKIAAGAQFFQSQLITDFDILEKFMNKIACGYNKPILAGIFLLKSAKNAQFINKAVPGVNIPEHIIERLAKAKHPLEEGMKIAAEQVQIAQELCQGVHIMAVKREDLIAPILDLAGVEKVS; from the coding sequence ATGCCGGATACTTATAGCTTTAGTGCTTTTAACAACTTCCGCACAGCCGCCCAAAAGGGTGACTTTTTAATTACCGCCGAAGTTGCACCTCCCAAGGGCGGAGATCCTACCCATACCATCGAAATGGCAGCGACTCTTAAGGGAAGGGTTCATGCTGTCAATATTACTGATGGTAGCCGTGCCGTAATGCGGATGTCTTCGTTGGTAGCGTCGGTGATTTTATTGCAAAATGGCATTGAGCCGATTTGTCAGTTTGCTTGCCGCGATCGCAATAGAATTGGATTACAAGCAGATTTAATGGGCGCTCATGCTTTGGGTATCCGCAACATTTTAGCTTTAACTGGCGACCCTGTAAAAGCCGGTGATCATCCTCAAGCAAAAGCTGTTTTTGATTTGGAAGCTGTGCGACTATTGCAGTTAATTAGAAACATGAATCAGGGTTTTGATTTTAATGAAAAACCCCTCACTGATGGTGCATTAGATTTATTTGCAGGTGCAGCAGTAGATCCTCAATCGAAAAGTTGGTCAGGTTTACAAAGTCGCTTTGAAAAGAAAATAGCAGCCGGGGCGCAATTTTTTCAAAGTCAATTAATTACTGATTTTGACATACTAGAAAAGTTCATGAATAAAATTGCCTGTGGTTACAATAAACCAATTTTGGCAGGAATTTTTCTCTTGAAATCGGCAAAAAATGCCCAGTTTATTAATAAGGCTGTTCCCGGTGTAAATATTCCTGAACACATTATTGAGAGATTAGCAAAAGCGAAACATCCCCTCGAAGAAGGCATGAAAATTGCCGCCGAACAAGTGCAAATTGCGCAGGAATTGTGTCAGGGTGTGCATATTATGGCGGTGAAACGGGAAGATTTGATTGCACCGATTTTGGATTTAGCGGGGGTAGAGAAGGTTAGTTAG
- a CDS encoding Uma2 family endonuclease, producing the protein MTFTTDVQEDPNLRPYPETYLPDHTQLPESNGTFVKNFQAHPQSILLTDSIKPVLQKHHPDGQYIIGQNSAIYWRITEPPEIGALAPDWFYIPNVPPLLDGKIRRSYVRWLEYISPLVALEFVSGNGSEERDKTPWKGKFWIYEQVIKPAFYGIYEANKASIEVYELVGGQYQLLPANERGHYPIAPMGVELGLWQGEYQNAELPWLRWWDLQGNLLLSGDERAEQETQRANRLTAQLRALGIEPEA; encoded by the coding sequence ATGACTTTTACAACTGATGTCCAGGAAGATCCAAACTTACGCCCTTACCCAGAAACCTATCTTCCAGATCATACCCAACTACCAGAATCTAACGGTACTTTTGTAAAAAATTTCCAGGCACATCCTCAAAGTATTTTACTAACCGATTCTATCAAGCCTGTATTACAAAAACATCATCCAGATGGGCAATATATCATAGGTCAAAATAGTGCTATTTATTGGCGAATTACCGAACCGCCAGAAATTGGCGCACTAGCTCCAGACTGGTTTTATATACCCAATGTCCCACCTTTACTAGATGGTAAAATCCGACGTTCTTATGTGCGTTGGTTAGAATATATTTCGCCATTAGTTGCCTTGGAATTTGTTTCTGGGAATGGTTCAGAAGAGCGAGATAAAACGCCTTGGAAAGGTAAATTTTGGATTTATGAACAGGTAATTAAACCCGCTTTTTATGGTATTTACGAAGCGAATAAAGCCAGTATAGAAGTTTATGAATTAGTGGGTGGACAATATCAGTTATTACCAGCAAATGAACGAGGACATTATCCGATTGCACCTATGGGTGTGGAGTTGGGTTTATGGCAAGGAGAATATCAGAATGCAGAATTACCTTGGTTGCGGTGGTGGGATTTGCAAGGTAATTTATTATTGAGTGGTGATGAAAGAGCCGAACAGGAAACACAAAGGGCAAATCGCTTAACTGCACAATTACGGGCTTTGGGAATTGAACCGGAAGCGTAA
- a CDS encoding type II toxin-antitoxin system RelE/ParE family toxin yields MRELVLTPKFKRAFRKFVKRDPQLETKIIQTLELMQEDVFASQLSTHSLQGKLLGIKACSCGYDCRILFTLEIDENNTEEVIVLLDIGNHDEVY; encoded by the coding sequence ATGAGAGAATTAGTTTTAACGCCTAAATTTAAACGAGCATTTCGCAAATTTGTTAAGCGTGATCCTCAACTTGAGACAAAAATTATTCAAACATTAGAACTAATGCAAGAAGATGTTTTTGCTTCTCAATTAAGCACTCATTCATTACAAGGAAAATTATTAGGAATAAAAGCTTGTTCTTGTGGTTACGACTGTCGAATTTTGTTTACTTTAGAAATTGATGAAAATAATACAGAAGAAGTGATTGTTTTACTTGATATTGGTAATCATGATGAAGTTTATTAG
- a CDS encoding WD40 repeat domain-containing protein — protein MSNAISNSNFLTGVKLQHTLSCHKEINIIAWSPDGKIIAAGYNDKIIRLWDAQKGKVSQTLKGHSAEVYGLAWSPNGRMLASASADQTIRLWDLKTNKLHRLLKGHSGQVWSLAWSPDGQVLASAGDDEIVRLWDVWTGRPLCLEMVAFGFGILTHGI, from the coding sequence ATGTCAAACGCAATCTCTAATAGCAACTTCCTCACCGGAGTAAAACTTCAGCATACACTCTCCTGTCACAAAGAAATAAACATAATTGCATGGTCACCCGATGGCAAAATTATAGCTGCTGGCTATAACGACAAAATTATCAGACTTTGGGATGCACAGAAGGGAAAAGTAAGTCAAACACTTAAAGGACACTCAGCCGAAGTATATGGTTTGGCTTGGTCACCAAATGGACGGATGTTGGCTTCAGCTTCAGCAGATCAAACTATTAGGCTATGGGATTTAAAGACTAACAAATTGCATCGTCTTCTTAAAGGACATTCTGGTCAAGTCTGGAGTTTAGCATGGTCACCGGATGGACAGGTACTGGCTTCGGCTGGAGATGATGAAATAGTTAGACTTTGGGATGTTTGGACTGGGAGACCTCTTTGTCTGGAGATGGTAGCATTCGGGTTTGGCATTCTGACACATGGGATATAG
- a CDS encoding WD40 repeat domain-containing protein — MSGDGSIRVWHSDTWDIVAVIKEDGSAISGLAFHPQKSILASVCEQNMAIRVWDIEVNFLFCKIQNQNDNSGKELGITDKTELSYESRITSDLHHDIEEKKDFISDVNYPNILNKDDEILIYTSDLSYSQEVLSSLTIEKACTNESINPINENDTIQDNQSAKLLENLLQIPPGREHWRQYEDICIKIFNYVFIPPLLSPKIQSKSEDGLDRLDAIYPISSGDPIWGRIQIQFKTRYVVTEFKNYVNPPDQKAVESLSQYLYIPGLRSFGILCSRKKASDSALKARRRAWLDANKLIVMLCDQDMQEILSLKANNQNPAQVIDSQIDDFFMQLCP; from the coding sequence TTGTCTGGAGATGGTAGCATTCGGGTTTGGCATTCTGACACATGGGATATAGTAGCAGTTATTAAAGAAGATGGAAGTGCAATTTCTGGTCTAGCATTTCATCCACAAAAGTCTATACTAGCTTCAGTTTGTGAACAAAATATGGCTATTCGTGTCTGGGATATAGAAGTTAATTTTCTTTTCTGTAAAATACAAAATCAAAATGATAATAGTGGAAAAGAACTTGGCATTACTGATAAAACAGAATTATCTTATGAATCTCGGATAACCTCAGATTTACATCATGATATAGAAGAGAAAAAGGACTTTATTTCTGATGTTAATTACCCCAACATTTTAAATAAAGATGATGAAATCTTAATCTATACTTCAGATTTATCTTATTCTCAAGAAGTATTATCATCTCTAACTATAGAAAAAGCTTGTACTAATGAAAGTATAAACCCAATCAATGAAAATGATACTATTCAGGACAATCAATCAGCTAAATTACTAGAAAATTTACTGCAAATTCCACCAGGAAGAGAACATTGGCGGCAATATGAAGATATTTGTATTAAAATCTTCAATTATGTATTTATTCCTCCCTTGCTTTCGCCAAAAATTCAATCCAAATCAGAAGATGGCCTTGATAGGTTAGATGCTATCTATCCTATATCAAGTGGTGATCCAATTTGGGGTAGAATACAAATTCAATTTAAGACTAGGTATGTTGTAACAGAATTTAAAAATTATGTAAATCCTCCTGATCAAAAAGCTGTAGAGTCACTATCTCAATATTTATATATTCCTGGGTTACGTTCATTTGGTATTCTATGTAGTCGAAAAAAAGCAAGTGATTCAGCCTTAAAAGCAAGACGTAGAGCTTGGCTTGATGCTAATAAGTTAATAGTTATGCTGTGCGATCAAGATATGCAAGAAATATTAAGTCTTAAAGCTAATAATCAGAATCCAGCACAAGTAATTGATAGTCAAATTGATGATTTTTTCATGCAGCTATGTCCATAA
- a CDS encoding isocitrate lyase/PEP mutase family protein: MSAAQKLRELLASPEIIVIPGVYDCLSAKLVEKAGFDVAATSGFGIAASTLGLPDYGFLTATENLYTVGRIAQSINIPLIADCDTGYGNALNVMRSVKDAVQLGVAGIILEDQEWPKKCGHFAGKRVISLTEHAGKIRAAVEARGDSGLVIIARTDARAPLGLEEAISRGQSYINAGADVLFVEAPQSVTELEIIAAAFPDVPLVANIVEGGKTPAISPTELQNLGFKIVFFPLTALMAVTEVMSVCFRHLKEQGRTDNLSGLMNFQDFQELMDVPQYLAVEKEYKE; the protein is encoded by the coding sequence ATGTCTGCTGCTCAAAAACTGCGCGAATTACTGGCAAGTCCCGAAATTATTGTTATTCCTGGTGTTTATGACTGTTTGAGTGCAAAATTGGTAGAAAAGGCGGGTTTTGATGTTGCTGCTACCAGTGGTTTTGGGATTGCTGCTTCTACTTTGGGTTTACCTGACTATGGTTTTCTCACTGCTACAGAAAATTTGTATACTGTCGGGAGAATAGCTCAGTCAATTAATATACCTTTAATTGCTGATTGTGATACGGGTTACGGTAATGCTTTAAATGTGATGCGGAGTGTTAAAGATGCGGTGCAGTTGGGTGTAGCTGGGATAATTTTAGAAGACCAAGAATGGCCGAAGAAATGCGGACATTTTGCAGGTAAACGGGTGATTTCTCTGACTGAACACGCGGGAAAAATCCGGGCTGCGGTGGAAGCGCGTGGTGATAGCGGTTTGGTCATTATAGCCCGAACTGATGCCCGTGCGCCTTTGGGGTTGGAGGAAGCTATTAGTCGTGGTCAATCATACATCAATGCTGGTGCAGATGTCTTGTTTGTGGAAGCTCCCCAATCTGTGACAGAGTTGGAAATTATAGCCGCTGCTTTTCCTGATGTGCCATTGGTAGCAAATATTGTTGAAGGTGGGAAAACTCCGGCTATTTCTCCTACTGAATTGCAAAATTTGGGGTTTAAAATTGTCTTTTTTCCTCTGACTGCACTCATGGCTGTAACTGAGGTAATGAGTGTTTGTTTTCGTCATTTGAAGGAACAGGGAAGGACTGATAATTTATCTGGTTTGATGAATTTTCAGGATTTTCAAGAACTCATGGATGTGCCGCAATATTTAGCTGTGGAAAAGGAGTATAAGGAATGA
- a CDS encoding aldehyde dehydrogenase family protein, with protein sequence MSKPIEVRNPRTGKFDYVIVPPPPKLLSQQCHRLRRGQIIWQKLGIEGRIAALKAWKQAILSDRTQLIEALVSDTGRLSTSVTEVDSFISSIDKWCNLAPQLIQGTAKNTSIPFIALQQMAVPYPLVGVISPWNFPLLLSTIDTTPALLAGCAVIVKPSEITPRFVAPLMTTINTIPQLRDVLNFVEGAGQTGAYLIEDVDLICFTGSVETGRLVAEAAAQKFIPAFLELGGKDPAIVLESADLDLATSAILWGSVVNSGQSCLSIERIYVAESIFEEFYHQLVTKAHELKLAYPTIDNGEIGPIICEKQAAIINDHLQDAVAKGAVIHCGGKLEELGGGWWCRPTVMTEVDHSMKVMTEETFGPIMPVMPFANIEEAINLANDSIYGLSAAIFSESEELALEIGMQIDVGAISINDAGLTAMMHEGEKNAFKFSGLGGSRMGKSAFKRFMRKKAFLIKTNIDKDPWWFNNED encoded by the coding sequence ATGAGTAAACCAATAGAAGTCCGCAACCCCCGCACAGGTAAATTTGATTATGTCATCGTTCCTCCTCCACCAAAATTACTTTCCCAGCAATGTCACCGTCTGCGGAGAGGACAAATTATATGGCAAAAATTAGGAATTGAAGGCAGAATTGCCGCTTTAAAAGCATGGAAACAAGCTATATTATCAGACCGAACACAATTAATAGAAGCTTTAGTTAGTGATACGGGAAGATTATCAACATCAGTGACAGAAGTAGATTCTTTTATTTCTAGTATTGATAAATGGTGTAATTTAGCTCCACAATTAATACAAGGGACAGCAAAAAATACATCTATTCCTTTTATTGCTTTACAACAAATGGCTGTTCCTTATCCTCTAGTTGGCGTAATTAGTCCTTGGAATTTCCCCCTATTGTTATCTACAATTGATACAACTCCGGCGTTACTAGCGGGTTGTGCCGTAATAGTTAAACCTAGTGAAATCACTCCCCGATTTGTTGCTCCTTTGATGACTACAATCAATACAATTCCTCAATTGCGTGATGTCTTAAACTTTGTTGAAGGAGCAGGACAAACAGGAGCATATTTAATAGAGGATGTAGATTTAATTTGTTTTACAGGTAGTGTAGAAACTGGGCGGTTAGTAGCAGAAGCAGCAGCCCAAAAATTTATTCCTGCTTTCTTAGAATTAGGTGGAAAAGACCCAGCTATTGTTTTAGAATCAGCAGATTTAGATTTAGCAACTTCAGCCATTTTATGGGGTTCTGTTGTAAATTCTGGACAGTCCTGTTTATCAATTGAAAGAATTTATGTCGCTGAATCTATCTTTGAAGAATTTTATCATCAATTAGTCACTAAAGCCCATGAATTGAAATTGGCATATCCAACTATTGACAATGGCGAAATTGGTCCAATTATTTGTGAAAAACAAGCGGCTATTATTAATGATCATCTGCAAGATGCTGTTGCCAAAGGGGCAGTAATTCACTGTGGTGGTAAATTAGAAGAATTAGGTGGAGGTTGGTGGTGTCGTCCTACGGTTATGACTGAAGTTGATCATTCTATGAAAGTCATGACTGAGGAAACATTTGGTCCAATTATGCCGGTTATGCCTTTTGCTAATATAGAAGAAGCGATAAATTTAGCTAATGATTCTATTTATGGATTAAGTGCTGCTATATTTTCTGAATCAGAAGAGTTAGCGTTAGAAATTGGTATGCAAATAGATGTAGGTGCTATTAGTATTAATGATGCAGGTTTAACAGCTATGATGCACGAAGGAGAGAAAAACGCCTTTAAATTTTCTGGTTTGGGAGGTTCACGCATGGGTAAATCTGCTTTTAAACGCTTTATGCGAAAAAAAGCTTTTTTGATTAAAACTAACATTGATAAAGACCCTTGGTGGTTTAATAATGAAGACTAG
- the hisS gene encoding histidine--tRNA ligase, whose protein sequence is MTKSDKINFSTPSGFPEFLPSEKRLEVYLLDIIRQVFESYGFTPIETPAVERLEVLQAKGNQGDNIIYGIEPILPPNRQAEKDKSGETGSEARALKFDQTVPFAAYIARHLNELSFPFARYQMDMVFRGERAKDGRFRQFRQCDIDVVARGKLSLLYDAQMPAIITEIFEKINIGDFVIRINNRKILTGFFQSVGVAENQIKTCISIIDNLEKIGEAKVKQELEKEEISSEQTEKIIEFVKIDGSIDDVLDKLKHLAQSLPDAEQFNLGVNELETVINGVRNLGVADKRFCIDLSIARGLNYYTGTVYETTLLGHAALGSICSGGRYEELVGMFIGEKMPGVGISIGLTRLISRLLKAGILNTLSATPTQVVVVNMQEDLMPVYLQVSQQLRQAGINVVTNFEKRPLGKQFQAADKQGIRFCVIIGADEAAAQKSSLKDLQSGEQIEVALADLPEEVKRRLG, encoded by the coding sequence ATGACTAAATCTGACAAAATTAACTTTTCTACTCCTAGCGGGTTTCCCGAGTTTCTGCCTAGCGAAAAGCGTCTTGAAGTATATTTACTAGATATTATTCGTCAGGTTTTTGAAAGTTATGGTTTTACACCCATTGAAACCCCAGCAGTGGAAAGGTTAGAAGTTCTACAAGCTAAAGGTAATCAAGGTGACAATATTATTTATGGTATTGAGCCAATTTTACCACCAAATCGCCAAGCAGAAAAGGATAAGTCTGGAGAAACTGGTTCAGAAGCTAGGGCTTTAAAATTTGATCAAACTGTTCCTTTTGCTGCTTATATTGCGCGTCACTTAAATGAATTAAGTTTTCCCTTTGCTCGTTATCAAATGGATATGGTGTTTCGGGGTGAACGGGCAAAGGATGGAAGGTTTCGGCAGTTTCGACAATGTGATATTGATGTAGTTGCTCGTGGTAAATTGAGTTTACTTTATGATGCCCAAATGCCGGCAATTATCACGGAGATCTTTGAAAAGATTAATATTGGCGATTTTGTGATTCGCATTAATAACCGCAAAATTCTAACAGGGTTTTTCCAATCTGTAGGAGTTGCTGAGAACCAAATTAAAACCTGTATTAGTATTATTGATAATTTGGAGAAAATTGGCGAAGCTAAAGTCAAACAAGAGTTAGAGAAAGAAGAGATTTCTTCAGAACAAACGGAGAAAATTATTGAGTTTGTGAAAATTGATGGCAGCATTGATGATGTTTTAGATAAACTCAAACACCTAGCTCAAAGTTTGCCAGATGCAGAACAATTTAATTTAGGAGTGAATGAATTAGAAACTGTAATTAATGGAGTTAGAAATTTAGGAGTTGCTGATAAACGTTTCTGTATTGATTTATCTATTGCTCGTGGTTTAAATTATTATACTGGAACTGTTTACGAAACTACTTTATTAGGTCATGCAGCTTTGGGGAGTATTTGTTCTGGTGGTAGATATGAAGAATTAGTGGGAATGTTTATCGGTGAAAAAATGCCCGGTGTGGGTATTTCTATTGGTTTAACTCGGTTAATTAGCAGGTTATTAAAAGCGGGTATTCTGAATACTTTATCTGCTACACCTACTCAAGTTGTAGTAGTAAATATGCAAGAGGATTTAATGCCTGTTTATTTACAAGTATCTCAACAGTTACGGCAAGCGGGAATTAATGTTGTGACTAACTTTGAAAAACGCCCTTTAGGTAAACAATTTCAAGCCGCAGATAAACAGGGAATTAGATTTTGTGTAATTATTGGTGCTGATGAAGCAGCAGCACAAAAATCATCTTTAAAGGATTTACAAAGTGGTGAACAAATAGAAGTAGCTTTGGCAGATTTACCGGAGGAAGTTAAACGCAGACTGGGATAA
- a CDS encoding YnfA family protein has protein sequence MAAFAEISGCYSFWAWLRLGKSIFWVIPGIFVLIIFAVNLTPRTPSLPGKGGFKASPRRGERFGEGFIYTLKTPLLVFYLHLTHEIFP, from the coding sequence ATTGCAGCATTCGCAGAAATCTCTGGATGCTACAGTTTCTGGGCATGGTTAAGATTAGGAAAAAGCATCTTTTGGGTGATTCCCGGAATTTTTGTTTTGATTATCTTTGCTGTAAACCTAACCCCCCGGACTCCTTCCCTACCAGGGAAGGGGGGTTTCAAAGCCTCTCCCCGACGCGGGGAGAGGTTTGGAGAGGGGTTTATTTATACATTAAAAACTCCTTTGCTCGTTTTTTACCTACATTTAACCCATGAAATTTTCCCATAG
- a CDS encoding aspartate kinase, whose amino-acid sequence MALIVQKYGGTSVGSVERIQAVATRVEKTVKAGNSVVVVVSAMGKTTDGLVKLANDISKTPSRREMDMLLSTGEQVTIALLSMALQEIGQPAISMTGAQVGIVTEAEHSRARILHIETERLMRQINGGKVVVVAGFQGISSTEELEITTLGRGGSDTSAVAIAAAIGADFCEIYTDVPGILTTDPRLVPEAQLLTEITSDEMLELASLGAKVLHPRAVEIARNYGVPLVVRSSWTDQPGTWVTTPSRQDRALVNLELARPVDAVEFDIQQAKVALLRVPDRPGIAAQLFGQISQENVDVDLIIQSIHEGNTNDIAFTVNTSILKRAEAVSLAIAPIFKSQHSSDEAEVMVEKDTAKVSIVGAGMIGRPGVAAQMFTTLAEAGVNIQMISTSEVKVSCVVDIGDCDRAIAALCHTFEINSSSTSLSSAATKAPAVRGVALDMNQARIAIRQVPNHPGMAAKLFGFLGQHNISVDMIIQSQRCRIVNGVPGRDIAFTVARMDAENAQQKLKAVAKEFDWGEVVLDQAIAKVSIVGSGMVGQPGIAAKMFTALAKNHINIQMIATSEIKISCVVGQDEGVKALQVIHSAFDLAGSEKFVVPA is encoded by the coding sequence ATGGCGCTTATAGTTCAAAAATACGGTGGTACATCTGTTGGTTCAGTCGAACGGATTCAAGCTGTAGCAACGCGGGTTGAAAAAACTGTCAAAGCTGGAAACTCTGTTGTCGTAGTGGTTTCGGCAATGGGTAAAACCACTGATGGCTTAGTTAAACTAGCTAATGACATCTCTAAAACTCCTAGTCGTCGGGAAATGGATATGCTGCTTTCCACAGGAGAGCAAGTTACCATTGCTTTACTGAGTATGGCATTGCAGGAAATTGGTCAACCAGCAATTTCCATGACTGGCGCTCAGGTAGGCATTGTTACCGAAGCAGAACACAGCCGCGCTCGGATTTTACATATTGAAACTGAACGCTTAATGCGGCAAATAAATGGCGGTAAAGTGGTTGTGGTTGCCGGATTTCAAGGAATTAGCAGTACAGAAGAATTAGAAATTACTACTTTGGGACGTGGTGGTTCTGACACTTCCGCAGTCGCCATAGCCGCTGCTATCGGGGCAGATTTTTGTGAAATTTATACAGATGTTCCGGGAATTTTAACTACAGATCCGCGTCTTGTTCCTGAAGCCCAATTATTGACAGAAATCACGAGTGATGAAATGCTGGAATTGGCTAGTTTAGGGGCGAAGGTATTACATCCCCGGGCTGTGGAAATTGCCCGTAATTATGGCGTTCCCTTGGTGGTACGGTCAAGTTGGACGGATCAGCCCGGAACTTGGGTAACAACGCCGTCTAGGCAAGATCGGGCGTTAGTGAATTTAGAATTGGCACGGCCGGTGGATGCTGTAGAGTTTGATATTCAACAGGCAAAGGTGGCTTTATTGCGTGTTCCTGATAGACCAGGGATAGCAGCCCAGTTATTTGGGCAAATTTCCCAGGAAAATGTTGATGTGGATTTAATTATTCAGTCTATTCATGAAGGTAATACTAATGACATTGCTTTTACAGTAAATACTTCAATATTAAAACGGGCGGAAGCAGTATCATTGGCTATAGCACCGATATTTAAAAGTCAGCATAGTTCAGATGAAGCGGAAGTGATGGTAGAAAAAGATACCGCCAAAGTGAGTATTGTCGGGGCGGGAATGATAGGTCGTCCGGGGGTAGCAGCGCAGATGTTTACAACTTTGGCGGAAGCTGGTGTGAATATTCAGATGATTTCTACCAGTGAAGTTAAGGTGAGTTGTGTTGTGGATATTGGGGATTGCGATCGCGCTATAGCTGCTTTGTGTCATACTTTTGAAATCAACTCTTCTTCTACTTCTCTCTCCTCGGCTGCGACTAAAGCCCCGGCTGTGCGTGGTGTCGCTTTAGACATGAACCAAGCCCGAATTGCGATTCGGCAAGTACCAAATCATCCGGGTATGGCTGCCAAATTGTTTGGATTTTTAGGGCAACACAACATCAGTGTGGATATGATTATTCAATCCCAACGTTGTCGAATAGTAAATGGTGTTCCCGGAAGAGATATTGCCTTTACTGTGGCGAGAATGGATGCAGAAAACGCTCAACAGAAATTAAAAGCAGTTGCCAAAGAGTTTGATTGGGGTGAGGTAGTATTAGATCAGGCGATCGCTAAAGTTAGTATCGTTGGTTCTGGGATGGTAGGACAACCAGGCATAGCCGCCAAAATGTTTACAGCTTTAGCTAAAAATCACATCAACATTCAAATGATTGCTACTTCAGAAATTAAAATTAGTTGTGTTGTCGGACAGGATGAAGGTGTCAAAGCATTACAAGTTATTCACTCAGCTTTTGATTTAGCCGGAAGTGAAAAATTTGTAGTTCCAGCGTGA
- the pstS gene encoding phosphate ABC transporter substrate-binding protein PstS — MAFLSTILNRVVATSVITGAVALSPMLSAIAQAQTLNGAGATFPAPLYERYAREIRKKHPELKVNYQAIGSGGGIRQTIAGTVDFGGSDAAMKDDEIAKVKNGVILVPTAGGAVSVVYNLPGVNKLRLSRTTLPAIFSGQIKNWNDPKIKGDNPGANLPNSPIKFVVRADGSGTTFIFTNHLSSINGYFKGRVGANTAPKWNLPNVLKGKGNPGVAALVRSTPGSIGYVEYDYATKNKLNSAEVQNKKGQFVAPSLASANSALSTVRFPDNYRVFIGDPGQGYPIVGLTWMMIYKQYSTPAKAEAVKKWINWVLKDGQQYNDDLNYTKIPGDVVNRVLQTVNSTVK; from the coding sequence ATGGCTTTTTTATCCACCATTTTGAATCGTGTTGTTGCCACTTCAGTCATAACCGGGGCTGTTGCACTGAGTCCAATGTTGAGTGCGATCGCTCAAGCTCAAACTTTAAACGGTGCTGGAGCAACCTTTCCCGCTCCTTTGTACGAACGTTATGCTCGTGAAATTAGAAAGAAGCACCCCGAATTGAAAGTTAACTACCAAGCTATTGGTAGTGGTGGTGGTATTCGTCAAACCATTGCGGGAACAGTTGACTTTGGTGGTAGTGATGCAGCGATGAAAGATGATGAAATCGCTAAAGTTAAGAATGGTGTGATCTTAGTACCCACTGCTGGTGGTGCCGTTTCCGTTGTTTATAATTTACCTGGTGTCAACAAATTGAGATTATCTCGTACCACATTACCAGCAATTTTCTCTGGACAAATTAAAAACTGGAATGATCCAAAAATTAAAGGGGATAACCCCGGTGCAAATCTACCAAATAGTCCAATTAAATTTGTAGTTCGCGCTGATGGTAGTGGTACAACATTTATTTTCACCAACCATTTAAGTTCTATTAATGGTTATTTCAAAGGTAGAGTTGGAGCTAATACCGCTCCCAAATGGAATTTACCAAACGTTCTCAAAGGTAAAGGTAATCCTGGAGTAGCAGCTTTAGTGAGAAGCACCCCTGGATCTATTGGTTATGTTGAATATGACTACGCTACTAAAAACAAACTAAATTCAGCGGAAGTCCAAAATAAGAAAGGACAATTTGTCGCTCCTTCTTTAGCATCTGCGAACTCAGCCTTATCAACAGTAAGATTCCCTGATAACTACCGCGTATTTATCGGCGATCCAGGACAAGGTTATCCCATCGTTGGTTTGACTTGGATGATGATTTACAAACAGTATTCCACTCCTGCTAAAGCAGAAGCTGTGAAAAAATGGATTAACTGGGTACTCAAAGACGGTCAACAGTATAATGATGACCTCAACTACACCAAAATTCCTGGTGATGTTGTCAACCGTGTTTTACAAACAGTAAATAGCACCGTTAAGTAA